From Candidatus Nucleicultrix amoebiphila FS5, a single genomic window includes:
- a CDS encoding DUF2608 domain-containing protein — MKVKSVTEAQSVLNSANKSTLVLFDVDDTLITPRSTSFRFQGNGILNPIDKLKVKKHLIQNFEELLGAWRLQRQVMLVENHWPKVLERLKTQGAHVFGFTKMDTGKFGPILSMEDWRLNELRQYDLTFTREVLGESFVRFWNEGSFYACFKEGVIFTSILNKRQALHYFLEQSPLQIDKIIFMDDRLEFVQEVESFVQSLSLEFHGFYYRGIESLEGKANLEIIELQTQKLLEHHQWLEDEEAHMLLNSGK; from the coding sequence ATGAAGGTTAAAAGTGTTACTGAGGCTCAATCAGTCTTAAATTCGGCGAATAAAAGCACCCTTGTTCTTTTTGATGTGGATGACACACTTATTACTCCACGTTCCACATCTTTTAGATTTCAAGGAAATGGAATTCTTAATCCCATAGATAAATTGAAGGTAAAGAAACATCTTATTCAAAACTTCGAAGAACTCTTAGGGGCATGGCGTTTGCAAAGACAAGTGATGTTAGTAGAAAATCATTGGCCGAAAGTCTTAGAACGATTAAAAACGCAAGGAGCACATGTTTTTGGCTTTACAAAAATGGATACGGGTAAGTTCGGCCCTATCTTGAGCATGGAAGATTGGCGTCTAAATGAATTACGCCAGTATGATCTCACTTTTACCAGGGAAGTTCTTGGAGAATCTTTTGTAAGGTTTTGGAATGAAGGATCGTTCTATGCTTGTTTTAAAGAAGGCGTAATATTTACTAGCATTTTGAATAAACGCCAAGCACTTCATTATTTTTTAGAACAAAGTCCTCTTCAGATTGATAAGATTATTTTTATGGATGACAGACTTGAATTCGTTCAAGAAGTTGAAAGTTTTGTTCAATCGCTATCTTTAGAGTTTCATGGGTTTTATTATCGAGGAATTGAATCTCTAGAAGGAAAAGCCAATCTAGAAATTATTGAGCTGCAAACTCAGAAATTGTTGGAACATCATCAATGGTTAGAGGATGAAGAAGCTCATATGTTGTTAAACTCAGGAAAATAA
- the thrS gene encoding threonine--tRNA ligase, with amino-acid sequence MIKITLPDGAVREVPKNSTGLDVAKSIGVGLARDAVAVKANGVMMDLTRPLENDTALEIITRTSVDGLELLRHDAAHVLAEAAKEIYPDIQVTIGPAIENGFYYDFFREKPFTPEDLEKLEEKMREIVDRDEPIIREEWSRKDAVPYFKSIGENFKAEIIDSIPDADTITVYKQGKFVDLCRGPHLPTTGRLGKAFKLMKLAGAYWRGDPKNPQLQRVYGTAWANEKQLKDYLTLLEEAEKRDHRRIAKEMDLFHLQEEAPGCVFWHPNGWTIYQQIRQYIKRRIEADGYMEVNTPVLVDKSLWEASGHWTEFRENMFATEEVDGRTSVLKPMNCPCHIQIFRQGLKSYRDLPIRLAEFGNCHRNESSGSLHGLMRVRSMVQDDGHIFCTEDQIVTETQKFCELLSAVYRDLGFESFHVKLADRPEKRAGTDEVWDRAEKALMQATKAAGVEFNINPGEGAFYGPKLEFYLKDAIGREWQCGTWQVDFILPERLDANYIGEDSKKHRPVMLHRAVLGSLERFIGILIEHYAGKLPLWLAPVQVAVTPITNDLDDYALEVAEIFKKSGLRVKVDLRHEKINYKIREMSLAKHPIICVVGAREASDRTVAVRRLGSQSQEVLSIDQALANFVQEARMPLDR; translated from the coding sequence GTGATTAAAATAACCTTGCCCGATGGGGCAGTTCGTGAAGTGCCAAAGAATAGCACTGGTTTGGATGTAGCTAAAAGTATTGGTGTAGGTCTTGCTCGTGATGCTGTTGCGGTAAAAGCTAATGGAGTCATGATGGATCTAACGCGCCCGTTAGAAAATGATACAGCTTTGGAAATTATCACACGAACGTCGGTTGATGGGTTAGAACTTCTTCGTCATGATGCAGCTCACGTTTTAGCGGAAGCTGCTAAAGAAATTTATCCTGACATTCAAGTTACAATTGGTCCTGCCATTGAAAATGGCTTTTATTACGATTTTTTTCGTGAAAAACCGTTTACTCCTGAAGATCTTGAGAAATTAGAAGAGAAAATGCGGGAAATTGTTGATCGAGATGAACCAATTATTAGAGAAGAGTGGTCTCGTAAAGACGCTGTCCCCTATTTTAAGTCTATAGGAGAAAATTTTAAGGCTGAAATTATCGATAGTATTCCCGATGCAGACACTATAACGGTCTATAAACAAGGCAAGTTTGTTGATCTTTGTCGTGGTCCTCATCTGCCGACAACAGGGCGTTTAGGTAAAGCATTTAAGCTCATGAAGTTAGCTGGAGCCTACTGGCGAGGAGATCCCAAAAATCCTCAACTACAAAGAGTTTATGGCACAGCTTGGGCCAATGAAAAACAATTAAAAGACTATCTAACTCTTTTGGAAGAGGCTGAAAAGCGCGATCACCGGCGAATTGCTAAAGAAATGGATCTTTTCCATTTGCAGGAAGAGGCTCCAGGGTGTGTGTTTTGGCATCCCAATGGTTGGACCATTTATCAACAAATTCGTCAGTACATTAAACGTCGTATTGAAGCGGATGGTTATATGGAAGTGAATACGCCCGTTTTGGTTGATAAGTCCTTGTGGGAAGCATCTGGTCATTGGACTGAATTTCGTGAAAATATGTTCGCGACAGAAGAAGTGGATGGTCGCACTTCCGTTTTAAAACCGATGAATTGTCCTTGTCATATTCAGATTTTTCGTCAGGGACTCAAGAGTTATCGGGATCTTCCTATTCGTTTAGCTGAATTTGGTAATTGTCACCGCAATGAATCGTCGGGTTCTTTGCATGGATTGATGCGTGTACGCTCTATGGTGCAAGATGATGGTCATATTTTCTGCACTGAAGATCAAATTGTGACTGAAACACAAAAGTTCTGTGAATTGCTGAGTGCTGTCTATCGTGATTTAGGCTTTGAGTCTTTCCATGTGAAATTAGCAGATAGACCCGAAAAGCGTGCAGGAACAGATGAAGTTTGGGACCGCGCGGAAAAAGCGCTTATGCAAGCAACAAAAGCAGCAGGGGTTGAGTTTAACATCAATCCAGGTGAGGGTGCTTTTTATGGGCCAAAACTCGAGTTTTATTTAAAGGATGCGATTGGACGTGAATGGCAATGTGGAACGTGGCAAGTAGACTTTATTTTGCCGGAACGTTTAGATGCCAACTATATTGGAGAAGATAGTAAAAAACATCGACCTGTTATGCTCCATCGTGCTGTTTTGGGATCTCTCGAACGATTTATTGGGATTTTGATAGAGCATTATGCAGGTAAATTGCCCCTTTGGCTTGCGCCCGTACAAGTTGCAGTTACGCCCATCACCAACGATTTAGACGATTATGCTCTTGAAGTAGCCGAAATTTTTAAGAAATCAGGCTTGCGAGTAAAGGTTGATTTGCGTCATGAAAAGATTAATTATAAAATACGTGAAATGAGTCTTGCAAAGCATCCTATTATTTGTGTAGTAGGAGCTCGTGAGGCCAGTGATAGAACTGTAGCGGTGCGTAGGCTTGGAAGCCAATCCCAGGAAGTTCTGTCTATTGATCAAGCATTGGCTAATTTTGTGCAAGAAGCACGAATGCCTCTTGATCGTTAA
- the infC gene encoding translation initiation factor IF-3 has product MTKSFRERGQLDDGPRVNQGIRAPRIRLIDENGEMIGVVTTQEGIRRAELAGLDLVEVSPQADPPVCKILDLGKYKYELQKKKAAVRKNQKVIEIKEIKVRPTIEENDYQVKLRAMKRFFEDGDKVKVSMRFRGRELSHQELGMEVLKRMCTDLDDIARVEHEPKFEGKQIFMLLSPK; this is encoded by the coding sequence ATCACAAAATCGTTTCGTGAGAGGGGTCAACTAGACGATGGCCCACGAGTAAATCAAGGAATTCGAGCACCTCGGATTCGATTGATTGATGAAAATGGTGAGATGATTGGCGTCGTAACAACTCAAGAAGGAATTCGCCGTGCGGAATTAGCTGGCTTAGATCTTGTTGAAGTTTCGCCTCAGGCTGATCCACCTGTTTGTAAAATTCTTGACCTTGGTAAGTACAAATACGAATTGCAGAAGAAAAAGGCTGCTGTTCGTAAGAACCAAAAAGTCATTGAAATTAAAGAAATTAAAGTTCGACCTACCATCGAAGAAAATGATTATCAGGTCAAGCTTCGTGCCATGAAGCGGTTTTTTGAAGATGGAGATAAAGTTAAGGTCTCGATGCGTTTTCGTGGACGTGAACTGTCTCACCAAGAGCTCGGTATGGAAGTGTTGAAGCGTATGTGTACTGATCTAGATGATATAGCTCGAGTAGAACACGAACCAAAATTTGAAGGGAAGCAGATTTTTATGCTTCTATCGCCAAAATAA
- the rpmI gene encoding 50S ribosomal protein L35, translating into MPKLKTKSSTKGRFRVTASGKILRGYAGKRHMLIKRTQKMKRNARGLVVMSKPDQKIIRRFMPYA; encoded by the coding sequence ATGCCCAAGTTGAAGACAAAAAGTAGCACTAAAGGCCGCTTTCGTGTAACGGCGAGCGGTAAGATTCTCCGGGGGTATGCTGGTAAACGGCATATGCTCATCAAAAGAACTCAAAAGATGAAGCGAAATGCTCGTGGTTTAGTCGTCATGTCTAAGCCCGATCAAAAGATTATTCGTCGTTTCATGCCCTATGCTTAA
- the rplT gene encoding 50S ribosomal protein L20: MARVKRGVTTHARHKKILKLASGYRGRANNCFRIAIEKVEKALRYAYRDRRARKRDFRKLWIQRINAATREHGMTYSQFINGIQKAGIEVDRKVLADIAVREPSAFKALVDQAGAALKA; the protein is encoded by the coding sequence ATGGCTCGTGTAAAAAGAGGGGTTACGACCCACGCTCGACACAAAAAAATCTTAAAGTTAGCATCAGGCTATCGTGGTCGTGCCAATAATTGTTTTAGAATTGCAATCGAAAAAGTTGAAAAGGCTTTACGCTATGCGTATCGCGATCGTCGCGCGCGTAAGCGGGATTTCCGTAAGCTTTGGATCCAACGTATTAATGCGGCGACTCGTGAACATGGGATGACCTATTCGCAATTCATTAACGGTATTCAAAAAGCCGGTATTGAAGTTGATCGTAAAGTGTTGGCTGATATTGCTGTACGGGAACCTTCAGCCTTTAAAGCACTTGTAGATCAAGCTGGTGCGGCCCTTAAGGCATAA
- the pheS gene encoding phenylalanine--tRNA ligase subunit alpha, with protein MEDLVTLKASILQKISEANNLKALEDLRVQTLGKQGSITVLMKNLGSLEGEARKEQGQKLNDVRASVGEALDKQLAYLEAEALSHQLISEKIDITLPGRSLPQGTIHALSEAMFEAISIFKDMGFWIAEGPEIEDDEHNFTALNIPETHPARQEQDTFYLPKDEKGTIQLLRTHTSPVQIRTMREKKPPLRIIAPGRVYRSDFDQTHTPTFHQIEGFYVDEGVHMGHLKGCLTEFCRRFFGKPKLPVRFRPSFFPFTEPSAEVDIGCRRGKDGLEIGEGSDWLEILGCGMVHPKVLKNCGIDPQKYQGFAFGMGIERIAMLKFGIPDLRSFYEPDLRWLSYYGFDAAKALREGRGL; from the coding sequence ATGGAAGATTTAGTCACGCTTAAAGCATCAATCCTGCAGAAAATCTCTGAGGCTAACAATTTAAAAGCTTTAGAAGATTTGCGTGTGCAAACTTTAGGAAAACAAGGCTCGATCACTGTCTTGATGAAGAATTTAGGCAGTCTTGAAGGAGAGGCTCGTAAAGAGCAGGGGCAAAAACTCAATGACGTTCGAGCTTCAGTGGGAGAGGCTCTAGATAAACAATTAGCTTATCTTGAAGCAGAAGCTCTTTCTCATCAACTCATCAGTGAAAAAATAGATATTACTTTACCCGGACGTTCATTACCTCAAGGGACAATTCATGCCCTTTCGGAAGCGATGTTTGAAGCGATTTCAATTTTCAAGGATATGGGGTTTTGGATCGCCGAAGGCCCAGAGATTGAAGATGATGAGCATAACTTTACTGCCCTGAATATTCCTGAAACCCATCCGGCCCGCCAAGAGCAAGATACCTTCTATCTACCAAAGGATGAAAAGGGTACGATCCAATTGTTGCGAACCCATACATCGCCTGTGCAAATAAGAACAATGCGCGAGAAAAAGCCTCCTTTACGAATTATTGCGCCTGGACGTGTGTATCGTAGTGATTTTGATCAAACTCATACGCCTACATTTCATCAAATTGAAGGTTTTTATGTGGATGAAGGGGTACATATGGGACATTTAAAAGGGTGTCTTACTGAATTCTGCAGAAGATTCTTTGGTAAGCCAAAATTACCTGTGCGCTTTCGTCCTTCTTTTTTTCCATTTACCGAACCTTCGGCGGAAGTAGATATAGGCTGTCGTCGGGGAAAAGATGGCCTTGAAATCGGTGAAGGGAGCGATTGGTTAGAAATTCTTGGGTGCGGTATGGTGCATCCTAAGGTGTTAAAGAATTGCGGCATCGATCCACAAAAATATCAAGGATTTGCTTTTGGTATGGGAATTGAGCGTATCGCCATGTTGAAGTTTGGTATTCCAGATTTAAGATCATTTTATGAACCTGATCTGCGTTGGCTAAGCTATTATGGTTTTGATGCAGCTAAAGCTTTACGAGAAGGGCGAGGTCTATGA